The following proteins are co-located in the Apium graveolens cultivar Ventura chromosome 5, ASM990537v1, whole genome shotgun sequence genome:
- the LOC141724977 gene encoding adenosylhomocysteinase, with protein MALSVEKTAAGREYKVKDMSLADFGRLELELAEVEMPGLMSCRTEFGPSQPFKGARITGSLHMTIQTGVLIETLTALGAEVRWCSCNIFSTQDHAAAAIARDSCAVFAWKGETLQEYWWCTERALDWGPDGGPDLIVDDGGDATLLIHEGVKAEEEYKKSGAIPDPASTDNAEFQIVLSIIRDGLKSDPMKYHKMKDRLVGVSEETTTGVKRLYQMQQNGTLLFPAINVNDSVTKSKFDNLYGCRHSLPDGLMRATDVMIAGKVALIAGYGDVGKGCAAAMKQAGARVIVTEIDPICALQATMEGLQVLPLEDVVSEVDIFVTTTGNKDIIMVSDMRKMKNNAIVCNIGHFDNEIDMLGLETYPGVKRITIKPQTDRWVFPDTGRGIIILAEGRLMNLGCATGHPSFVMSCSFTNQVIAQLELWNEKSSGKYEKKVYVLPKHLDEKVAALHLGKLGAKLTKLSKDQADYISVPVEGPYKPAHYRY; from the exons ATGGCTCTTTCTGTGGAGAAAACCGCTGCTGGCCGTGAATACAAGGTCAAGGATATGTCCTTGGCTGACTTCGGCCGTCTCGAACTCGAGTTGGCCGAAGTGGAGATGCCCGGTCTCATGTCATGTAGAACCGAGTTTGGCCCCTCCCAGCCATTCAAAGGGGCCAGAATCACCGGTTCCCTTCACATGACAATTCAGACCGGGGTCTTAATTGAGACCCTTACAGCCTTGGGTGCTGAGGTGAGATGGTGTTCCTGTAACATCTTCTCAACTCAGGACCACGCAGCTGCCGCGATTGCTCGCGACAGCTGTGCAGTGTTCGCCTGGAAAGGCGAGACTCTTCAAGAGTACTGGTGGTGTACTGAACGGGCTTTGGATTGGGGTCCTGATGGCGGTCCCGATCTAATTGTTGATGATGGAGGTGATGCTACCTTGTTGATTCATGAGGGAGTGAAAGCCGAGGAGGAGTATAAGAAGTCCGGGGCTATTCCCGATCCGGCTAGTACTGATAATGCGGAGTTTCAGATTGTTTTGAGTATTATTCGGGACGGACTTAAGTCCGACCCGATGAAGTACCATAAAATGAAGGATAGATTGGTCGGTGTGTCTGAGGAGACTACTACTGGTGTTAAGAGGTTGTATCAGATGCAACAGAATGGAACTCTTTTGTTCCCTGCTATTAATGTCAATGACTCTGTTACCAAGAGCAAG TTTGATAACTTGTATGGATGCCGTCACTCTCTTCCTGATGGTTTGATGAGGGCTACTGATGTTATGATTGCTGGAAAGGTTGCACTAATTGCCGGATACGGAGATGTCGGAAAGGGTTGTGCTGCTGCCATGAAGCAAGCTGGAGCACGTGTGATTGTTACTGAAATTGATCCAATCTGTGCTCTTCAGGCTACCATGGAAGGTCTTCAAGTTCTTCCATTGGAAGATGTTGTGTCCGAGGTTGATATCTTTGTTACCACCACCGGTAACAAGGACATTATCATGGTCAGTGACATGAGGAAGATGAAGAACAATGCTATTGTTTGCAACATTGGTCACTTTGACAATGAAATTGACATGCTCGGTCTTGAGACGTACCCCGGTGTCAAGAGGATCACCATTAAGCCCCAAACTGACAGGTGGGTGTTCCCCGACACTGGCAGAGGTATCATCATTCTGGCTGAGGGACGTTTGATGAACTTGGGATGTGCAACTGGTCACCCCAGTTTTGTGATGTCTTGCTCTTTCACTAACCAAGTGATTGCCCAGCTAGAGTTGTGGAACGAGAAGAGCTCAGGAAAGTATGAGAAGAAGGTCTACGTCTTGCCCAAACACCTTGATGAGAAGGTTGCCGCACTTCATCTTGGAAAGCTCGGTGCCAAGCTCACTAAGCTCAGCAAGGACCAAGCCGACTACATCAGTGTTCCAGTTGAGGGTCCATACAAGCCTGCTCACTACAGGTACTGA